One segment of Rhipicephalus sanguineus isolate Rsan-2018 chromosome 6, BIME_Rsan_1.4, whole genome shotgun sequence DNA contains the following:
- the LOC119396693 gene encoding uncharacterized protein LOC119396693: protein MASAVADRGGRFLWTDQATLKVLNLIRELDVVHVLKSKRQRNQQTFMTIEELLSPLGYDWSWQQIRCHWKNLKSRYNHERRNLRPGQKSSWKYYNVMDSLLKQQTRAEDLASGRGDDSENSSGAENSADAGSYAPSSQVIQGPSQHGSDEYIVPTVQEPDTGSAGTAIMQHLGASASVEPKTVGADTVLVKKEVETDEEAQCEELHGAAVNGSCECVDLQPTASTVHVIPSVDRSFGPAPDRTTELQQIEQILSEPDIAPAMNSQDSACAESQSSSIGRSTDVRTRTSRRYFFTTGTPGLAEKKTRLELDILAATKRKLLAEQMKAEAEQRKAVAETLLLTEALKKCDEEKKKAMAETMFLVQERIRSEEETRRAAAMAAFHIEEKRKAAAEAEMLNEHKKYFMEQRKTEVIKRRMLLLELQKMRRDLKLVP, encoded by the exons ATGGCGTCCGCCGTGGCagaccgcggcggccgctttCTTTGGACCGATCAGGCTACGCTAAAAGTTTTAAATCTCATCAGAGAACTCGACGTCGTTCACGTGCTAAAGTCAAAGCGACAGCGCAATCAACAAACGTTTATGACAATTGAGGAACTCTTGTCGCCGCTTGGCTACGACTGGTCGTGGCAACAGATCCGATGCCACTGGAAAAACTTGAAGTCGCGCTATAATCAT GAACGACGGAACTTGCGGCCAGGCCAAAAATCTTCGTGGAAATACTACAATGTCATGGATTCTCTGCTCAAGCAGCAAACGAGAGCCGAAGACTTGGCTAGCGGTCGCGGTGATGACTCGGAGAATTCGTCCGGAGCTGAAAATTCGGCGG atgcTGGAAGTTATGCACCTAGCAGTCAAGTTATCCAGGG GCCAAGTCAGCATGGCAGTGATGAGTACATTGTGCCAACGGTGCAGGAGCCCGATACTGGCAGCGCAGGTACAGCCATCATGCAGCACCTTGGAGCTTCAGCGTCTGTGGAACCAAAAACTGTGGGAGCAGACACAGTGCTGGTCAAGAAGGAAGTGGAAACAGACGAAGAAGCACAGTGTGAAGAGCTGCACGGGGCGGCAGTAAATGGTTCTTGTGAGTGTGTAGATCTGCAACCTACGGCTTCCACAGTCCATGTGATACCCTCTGTTGATCGGTCATTTGGTCCTGCACCTGACCGTACTACTGAGCTGCAGCAGATAGAGCAAATACTTTCGGAGCCAGACATTGCCCCCGCCATGAATTCACAAGACAGTGCTTGCGCTGAATCTCAGAGCAGTAGCATTGGGCGAAGCACAGATGTCCGTACTAGGACTTCGAGGAGGTACTTCTTCACGACAGGTACACCAGGTCTggcagaaaagaaaacgaggttGGAGCTTGACATTTTGGCAGCAACGAAGAGGAAGCTCTTGGCTGAGCAGATGAAAGCGGAAGCAGAGCAGCGTAAAGCTgttgccgaaacactgcttctcACAGAGGCACTCAAAAAGTGTGATGAGGAAAAGAAGAAAGCCATGGCTGAGACAATGTTTCTGGTGCAGGAGAGAATACGATCGGAAGAAGAGACTCGTCGAGCGGCGGCTATGGCCGCCTTTCACATTGAGGAGAAACGTAAAGCAGCAGCCGAGGCTGAAATGCTCAACGAACACAAGAAGTACTTTATGGAGCAAAGGAAAACTGAGGTAATAAAGCGCCGTATGCTCCTTCTTGAGTTGCAGAAAATGCGACGTGACCTGAAGTTAGTGCCTTGA
- the LOC119396694 gene encoding uncharacterized protein LOC119396694 translates to MSEARWSGVAAAADAAVELVMSRRGKPKAKYAGRTFTLDTRSDQRYRWRCDVRQCRSRLTTDLYDNRHMVYRFRDHDEELHRRVASERKRRDATYRQQGRPAKKIGDYRYVLENRIGGLLFWRCEYVSCPGRCRTHDGHLVAGPSQHSHQPNAAVDDPAKVHGAEEPSSYSELQLDACQKVPPGASEAITTDTDSKHGDVPEQQREHESCSPIPSGRVDSPVVIKSEPCSPKTPEAVATSYVSAYAETTLQTRGPDVIADVPTAEDDGLLFQASTPYGCPDQRSSLQAEYDQTVATVAATAPEDSHYVDSSDYDGNDEEVEWPPRPGGAPPISEEMEERSHLGYGAGYGLSAGVGGHRSGLAEVLQMTADSVDSRERDLRVDILLQMRSLLEAETELVNQKRRNEILRGKLLRRELLGVVPESEPAPPYI, encoded by the exons ATGTCGGAAGCAAGATGGTCCGGAGTGGCGGCGGCTGCCGACGCGGCCGTCGAGTTGGTGATGTCGCGGCGCGGCAAGCCCAAGGCTAAGTACGCTGGCCGCACGTTTACGCTGGACACGCGCAGTGACCAGCGCTACCGTTGGCGTTGTGACGTGCGACAGTGCAGGTCGCGGCTGACAACCGATTTGTACGATAACCGTCACATGGTGTACCGATTTCGGGATCATGATGAAGAACTGCACCGGCGTGTGGCCAGCGAGAGAAAGAGACGTGACGCCACGTACAGGCAGCAGGGTCGG CCTGCGAAGAAGATCGGCGACTACCGGTACGTGTTGGAGAACCGCATCGGAGGCCTGCTGTTCTGGCGCTGCGAATACGTGAGCTGTCCCGGACGATGCCGCACGCACGACGGCCACCTGGTTGCCGGGCCGTCGCAGCACTCGCATCAACCGAATGCCGCAGTGGACGATCCAGCCAA GGTGCATGGTGCCGAAGAGCCTTCCTCTTACTCGGAGCTACAGCTGGACGCCTGCCAAAAGGTTCCACCTGGTGCTAGCGAGGCAATCACTACAGACACAGATTCCAAACATGGAGACGTGCCCGAGCAGCAACGCGAGCATGAAAGCTGCAGTCCGATTCCGAGTGGGAGGGTCGACAGTCCCGTGGTCATCAAGTCAGAACCGTGCTCGCCAAAGACTCCCGAAGCAGTGGCCACATCTTACGTAAGCGCCTACGCCGAAACGACGCTGCAGACGCGCGGACCTGACGTAATCGCCGATGTCCCGACTGCTGAAGACGACGGCCTGCTGTTTCAAGCAAGCACTCCTTACGGCTGCCCCGATCAGCGGAGCTCATTGCAGGCGGAGTACGATCAGACAGTCGCTACTGTTGCTGCCACAGCCCCCGAAGACTCCCATTACGTTGACTCTTCGGACTACGATGGCAACGACGAGGAAGTGGAATGGCCCCCGAGACCGGGAGGCGCGCCGCCGATCTCAGAGGAAATGGAAGAGCGCTCGCACTTGGGTTATGGGGCTGGCTACGGACTCTCAGCGGGAGTTGGTGGACACCGTTCGGGTTTGGCGGAGGTGCTCCAGATGACCGCTGACAGTGTGGACAGTCGGGAGAGGGACCTGAGGGTGGACATTCTTTTGCAGATGCGTAGCCTTCTCGAGGCCGAAACGGAGCTGGTGAACCAGAAGCGGCGCAACGAAATTCTGCGCGGGAAGTTGTTGCGCCGCGAACTGTTGGGCGTCGTTCCGGAGAGCGAACCAGCGCCTCCCTACATTTGA